One part of the Mesomycoplasma conjunctivae genome encodes these proteins:
- a CDS encoding pseudouridine synthase family protein — translation MISYTVPENQNQRSILKLVSKLLPNYSYNQIEKLFRLQKVKINNKKAKKNQIVYKNDLIIIYTKEAKIVKPDINLAYIKVKFDILYEDSNILVVIKPRQTAMHSHKFSLDNQVHKYLNIKMADIFKPAHIGRLDKDTTGIVIYAKNYQTALEMNKKQHFFVKRYVFKSDIDLKEKVDVKLWIKKNDDLKKMEVSQEKTQNSQLAITSLFLIGNNKIAQLQTGKKHQIRLTLSHLGYPIYGDQKYSSFKLMPMFLHCFFLQLNNLEGNLQYLNNKQFIDKPRWWE, via the coding sequence ATGATTTCATACACTGTTCCTGAAAATCAAAACCAAAGAAGTATCCTGAAATTAGTAAGTAAATTACTTCCAAATTATAGTTATAATCAAATTGAAAAATTGTTTCGTCTACAAAAGGTTAAAATTAATAATAAAAAAGCGAAAAAAAATCAAATTGTCTATAAAAACGATTTGATTATAATTTATACAAAAGAAGCAAAAATTGTAAAACCAGATATTAATTTGGCATACATAAAAGTAAAATTTGATATTTTATACGAAGATAGTAATATTCTAGTTGTTATCAAACCAAGGCAAACAGCAATGCATAGCCATAAATTTAGCTTAGATAATCAAGTGCACAAATATTTAAATATCAAGATGGCCGACATTTTCAAACCAGCACACATTGGTAGACTAGACAAAGATACCACTGGGATTGTAATTTATGCTAAAAATTATCAAACCGCTTTGGAAATGAACAAAAAACAACACTTTTTTGTCAAACGCTATGTTTTTAAATCGGATATTGACTTAAAAGAAAAAGTAGATGTTAAGCTTTGAATAAAGAAAAATGATGATTTAAAAAAAATGGAAGTCAGTCAAGAAAAAACTCAAAACTCGCAGTTAGCAATTACTTCTTTATTTTTAATAGGGAACAATAAAATCGCACAATTACAAACGGGTAAAAAACATCAAATTCGGCTTACATTATCACATTTAGGTTATCCAATTTATGGTGATCAAAAATATAGTAGTTTCAAGTTAATGCCTATGTTTTTACACTGTTTTTTTCTTCAGTTAAATAATTTGGAAGGTAATTTGCAATATTTAAACAACAAGCAATTTATAGATAAACCAAGATGGTGGGAGTAA
- a CDS encoding Asp-tRNA(Asn)/Glu-tRNA(Gln) amidotransferase subunit GatC — protein sequence MKKETVIDLAKKLKFVPNQDVIDVVLSENKLIKKSIYNLYQFDTSNVLPMDKVHEHTFSLSLLREDVAKVEDYRDVLFKNSVHSENENIKIKRVIND from the coding sequence ATGAAAAAAGAAACAGTTATTGATTTAGCTAAAAAATTAAAGTTTGTCCCTAATCAAGATGTCATTGATGTCGTTCTTAGTGAAAATAAATTAATCAAAAAAAGTATTTACAATTTGTATCAATTTGATACTAGTAATGTGCTTCCAATGGATAAAGTCCATGAGCATACTTTTAGCCTCTCGCTTTTAAGAGAAGATGTTGCTAAAGTAGAAGACTATCGTGATGTTTTATTTAAAAACTCAGTACATAGTGAAAATGAGAATATTAAAATTAAAAGGGTAATTAATGATTAA
- a CDS encoding amidase family protein, translating into MIKYKYDAQKAKQELAKNSNSVGYWFTDFEEKSGSLTNSTFSIKENFATSQGVSHGSSKSLINFQPSYNATIFEKLVNAGAKPLFKTHNDELGLGGKGLFSAFGEIYNPLDASKLVGGSSSGSAATLNYVSFAIASDTGDSIRRPASFIGKVGFKPTYGAVSRYGLFSYATSLDTVGWLSHNVADSIEVAKVAFGRDEKDLTSIAISVANASKQKPKKIAVFNFENEVKSFVNEQLFKLIDKLRNEEIEVEIIKPDTKILSAISIVYKIVSYAEVTSNLSAINGISFAHAPKNQSWEQIMFDTRSSGFGLVLQKRLIWGSYFLKEENQKKYLLKAKKVRRIIANYYKKFLENYDIVIFPSYYSIAPDIQGKNEDDESKITSNILTISNLTGNPSLSIPLGKYQGLPFNITIDANLKEDEKLLSFALYIEEKIGEINE; encoded by the coding sequence ATGATTAAGTACAAATATGATGCTCAAAAGGCAAAACAAGAATTAGCTAAGAATAGCAATAGTGTTGGCTATTGATTTACTGATTTTGAAGAAAAATCAGGAAGTCTAACAAATTCCACCTTTTCGATTAAAGAAAATTTTGCCACTTCACAAGGAGTAAGCCATGGTTCTTCCAAGTCCTTAATTAATTTTCAGCCTTCATATAATGCAACAATTTTTGAAAAATTAGTAAATGCCGGTGCAAAACCTCTTTTTAAAACACATAATGATGAATTAGGTCTTGGTGGAAAAGGTCTATTTTCTGCTTTTGGAGAAATTTATAATCCTTTGGATGCAAGCAAATTAGTTGGTGGTTCATCTTCAGGGAGTGCTGCAACTTTAAATTATGTCAGCTTTGCAATAGCTAGTGACACCGGCGATTCTATTAGAAGACCTGCAAGTTTTATAGGAAAAGTTGGTTTTAAACCCACTTATGGTGCCGTTTCTCGTTATGGTCTTTTTTCTTATGCTACTTCACTTGATACCGTTGGTTGATTATCACACAATGTTGCTGATAGCATTGAAGTAGCTAAAGTTGCCTTTGGTAGAGATGAAAAAGATTTAACTTCGATTGCAATTAGTGTTGCAAATGCTTCAAAACAAAAACCTAAAAAAATTGCGGTTTTTAATTTTGAAAATGAAGTAAAAAGCTTTGTAAATGAACAACTTTTTAAACTTATAGATAAACTTAGAAATGAAGAAATTGAAGTTGAAATAATTAAACCAGATACTAAAATTCTTTCAGCAATTAGCATAGTTTATAAAATTGTTTCTTATGCTGAAGTTACTTCAAATCTTTCAGCAATCAATGGGATTAGTTTTGCGCATGCTCCAAAAAATCAGTCATGAGAGCAGATTATGTTTGATACTCGCAGTAGCGGTTTTGGTTTAGTTTTACAAAAAAGATTAATTTGAGGTTCTTACTTTTTAAAAGAAGAAAATCAAAAAAAATATTTATTAAAGGCAAAAAAAGTACGTCGAATAATTGCAAATTATTACAAGAAATTTTTAGAAAATTATGATATTGTGATTTTTCCATCGTATTATTCAATTGCACCTGATATTCAAGGAAAAAACGAAGATGATGAATCAAAAATTACCTCCAACATTTTAACAATTAGCAATCTCACAGGTAATCCCTCACTTTCAATCCCTCTTGGTAAATATCAAGGTTTACCTTTTAACATTACAATTGATGCTAATTTAAAAGAAGATGAAAAATTACTCAGTTTTGCTCTTTATATTGAAGAAAAAATAGGTGAAATAAATGAATAA